The following nucleotide sequence is from Leucoraja erinacea ecotype New England unplaced genomic scaffold, Leri_hhj_1 Leri_468S, whole genome shotgun sequence.
ctctccctctctccccccctctcccccctctcctcccccccctcttcccccctctccccccgcttcccctctctcccccccccctccccccctcttcctccctctcctcctcgctctcctctctctctctctccccttatcTCTCTCAAAACACTTACATTAACAGACACCAGCCCTAATGTTTCAAGTTCATGTAGAAGGGTGTTGCACAAATTTTCACCTGTGCTACTTCCCACCACTAAAAACTTGATGAAATGTTCATATTCCCCTGCTGAAGCATTTAATTGTACATCATCAGCTACATATCTAATTACCATCGACAATTGCTCCtgatgactgatgtcaggagTACAGTAAAAAATTATTGCAAAATACTTAGCAGCCTTGATTCGCAAAATGATTTCCTGTACAACAGCATGACCCATTATATTAATAAGCTCATTCTGGATTAGTTTTCCTAAATAATGATCATGTCTTTTCTTGTTCTGGATTTTTCACAGATGGTTTTGCATTACTGGATCAAATTTTCCTCGCAATTCAATAACACCAAGGAAATTTCCATTATGTGGTGTTCCTCAGATCCCCGGAATGGCAAGTTTCTTTCTGCCAGGAATTGTACAGTGGCTACCAGTCGCTGAAAAACTTAATGTTAGCGTTTTGCTTCTTGTTCGATTAGTTTTTCTACCACTTCATCAATTGTTTTTTCAGTAGATAATCTTTGCTGTAGTTCACAGCAACTGAGCATAGCTTGCAAATGCTTTTTGGAGTTCTCATGCTCAGCTAGACTTGTATGAATGTTCGGCCAGTTATTAAACCACAACTTGCAAGTGCAATTCCTGCGTTATTATCAAAACGCTTGCAGTAGTAACAGAAGATTTTATCACTTGATACAAAGTATATTAGCCatggacaatctacaatttcacCATTTGGCAGTTTCTTTTGCAGTGAAATTTTGAAAAACCTGATCCACTGTCATTGGGGAAAAATTCTGCTGTAATTGTAGGTGGTCCTTTTTTCACTAAATAGTCCCTGGCACTCTGATCCATCATTTCTGACCATGTTGCAGGATCATCTGTTAATTCTACAAAACTGGCAGATTTTGAATTCCCGTTCTTCCTTGCCTCAGAGGCACCAGAAGTCATGTCAACAGGCGAATTTTCTTGTttgtcaataataataataataataataactttatttataaagcgcttttagacaacatcagttaccacaaagtgctgtacatgggaagtcaacaaaaagttattacaaactactaaaaccattaagacgacaggactataaaaacagtaaaaattaaaagacattaaaagcactaaaacaggaacaatgtctcagccagtgtcgaaagccagtgaataaaaatgagtttttagggaggatttaaagatggacagtgaaggggcctgtctgatctgcagcggctaggtgttccagagtgccggagcagcaacagaaaaggctctatcccctctgagcttccgcttagaccttggtacctcaaggagcagctgatccgctgacctgaggcaccgggtaggagcatataggtggagcagctcagagaggtaaggcggggcggggcgaggccattcaatgatttaaagacaaataaaataattttaaaatgaactcgaaagtgcactgggagccagtgaagggaggccaaaattggcgtaatgtgctccctctttcgagttccggttaaaaggcgagcggcagcattttggaccaactggagacgagccaacgaagctcatgagactccagagtagagcgcgttacagtaatccagccgagatgaaataaaggcgtgaattactgtttcaaaatgctgccgctcgagaatgggcttcacctttgccagcttccttaggtgaaagaagttggacttaaccactgcgcctatttgtttatctaatttaaaatcaccgtccatcagaaaacccaggtttaaaactgttggctttacgaacactgcaagtggacccaagtcaacagagggaggttcacggcagccattagggccgaacaaaatcacctctgtctttttttcattaagtcccagaaagtttaaggccatccaggacttaatgtcctcaagacaagacagaagtgattttagggaataattatcttctttcctgagtggcatatataactggctatcatccgcgtaaaagtgaaaggagatgccatgccttcttaaaattgagcccagtggaagtagataaagggagaaaagcaggggccctaaaattgagccctgtggaaccccatatgccaagggagcagaggaggattcaaggccaccaaggcttacacgcatggttctatctgccagataggacctgaaccatcccagagcactgccacagatgcccacttgttgctgtaatcgggaaattaatattccatggtccacagtgtcgaaggcggcagataggtccagcaagacaagaaccacataattaccggagtcgtttgccaggaggatgtcgttagagacccttagcaaagccgactctgtgctatgcatagccttgaaaccagactgaaagacctcccggatgttgtgctcatccaggaagtgtttcagctgggcataaactactttctccatgattttcgagataaatggcagcttggagattggcctaaaattggccaggacagtctggtccaggccaggtttcttgagtaatggctgcactacagcatgtttaaattttacggggacaaccccagaagacaagctactgtttatgatggcgagaaccgactgccctatgcttgggaagacctctttaaaaagaagaggagggacagcatcacatggggaacccgacggcttgatatgggtaaccacatcctctagacccgaCAGCGTCAGGGGAACAAACTTATCAAATGCCACCAGGCAAGGGGCCAGAACAGGTGGGTCTGAGGCAGGAGCTGAGATAAGAGCCCTAATAGAAACAACCTTGTTTATAAAGAAGTGCAGGAAGTCGTTGCACAATTCGGGCGATGCTTccaggcagacaggctgtggggcatttAAAACAGAGTCAATAATTTTGAATAACGCACGTGGATCGTGACGCTTAGACACTATTATATTAGAGAGATAATATCTTTTTGCCTCTTTAACAGTATTTTGGTAGTTTCGCCAGCTGTCCTTTAGGATTTGCGATGAAACCTCTAGCCTGTCCTTCTTCCACATTCGCTCAGCTCTGCGACACTCCCGTCGAGCTGTACGAGTTGGGTCACAGAACCAGGGCTCGGGTTTAGTTCTGGGCTGCAAAGTTTTTAATGGGGCCACAGAGTCGAGAATAGTTCTACAGGAAGAGTGGAACcaagaactaatctcctccgtaccgatGGAAATGGACGCAGAGGGGGCACAGAGCTGATTGAAGGCGGCAGAGAACTGGCCAGCAGTACAGGGGTTAATggtccgacagcgccgagcagacgcAACAGGTCTAACTGCAGCACTGGAGAAACCAACATCAAATATTACCGGCATGTGATCGGAAAACACTctgtcacagacctccaagttTAACACAGGCAAACCATAAGATAGTACAAGGTCCAATGTATGTCcctgttcgtgtgtgggaccagacacacactgtggaaaattaaaagaatcaataagatttaaaaagtccTTCGTCAACGGTTTATCGGGACAGCACACGTGAATATTAAAGTCCCCAACCAAGAGGATACGGTCATATTCAACACTTTTGAAATGGGCGATCTCACTTACCGTAAATGAATTCCCACTTTGATCATCTTgcataacttcttcagactggcttccTTCAGTGTCAACATCTTCACTGTGTTGTGGCTCCACTTGCTCTTCTGCATTTTCTGAGATAGTTTTACTGCTATACTTATCTAATGCACCTTTCTCCTTTTCTGCCTTCTTTGTCTTGGCTATACCCCTCTTCTTACGGCCACTCAAATATGTTCTGCCGATGTCCCTTAGTTATTTAGTCATATTTACAGAAACCACGAAAATCTCTGTAGAACCTGCAATGTGGTGTTACATATATATTgcaatcagtgatggaaatgggttttaggaactaagggtacgctaaggtccgtgaggctgagaaTGGGAAGGAAGGTAGACGCTATAAGCCCCCCATGGGAAATTTtatctaactctgaaattgaagatagacaaaagctggagtagctcagcaggacaggcagcgcagcgaatctggagagaagacccttcttcggtcggtgagagtacttgtgattgtctgaagaagggtctcgaccatggaggtaggtgaatctggggctccagaattaatagggagcacggaagttggagggacattgcaacttcatttggaagcatggtgtaatataactatgggcagatatatccttagcagtattaagggatatctgatagagtttctacacaaacaaaaccccccagtacaacatacaccggacagattATACATTATACTGGACTCGCTggatgtccctatccagctatctagcaagttaaacaattaatccaataaagacccgtagacacgagatgtcgttgattctttactgtattcaactgtaaaactgtaacatacaagcagaaagagaaaccgcatatttagtaacgttatacacttggtatagaaacataaactatgatgccaccactaaatacaatgctgttatgtaagaaaccagccagggcacatgaaacattcttaactgttaATAATAGCAATGCTGCACAATAACATATAAAGCTGCTGTTACACAAACATGATTACTCACAGACAATGCGTCTAACAAACTGGTGCGGTGGAATGGCAGAAATTACACACTAGAATTACAGTGTACACCATGCGGTACTGTCCCTGAGCTGGGCTTCCTGGCTTATGACAACTTCCTGCCTAACAGGAAAGGTAACCCAAAGCTGTAGGAACCTGaacatccagcaggtggcattaatatctgcaaacagaaagtggtccagcACACTCCCCGCCTGGGGTCTCCCAGACCCCATGCACATTTCCCATTTAACCCTCAGAGTCCTCGGAAGACAGGAGGAGAACCATTTCGGTGATTGGGCGGACCTAGAGCTTCTGGGACGGACCGTGCCCCGGGGTCAGCTGGGATGTCGTGCGTGGAAACGAACCTCCACTGATGAGATGGCGACAACTGATGGATGCGTTGGGTACGGCTGTGGACGCATGTGTAAATCGCCTCGATCGGTTACAGATGTACCCCAGTACTACTTTGCCGTCCGTGTGGTAGGGGATGTCGTCTCTGCTCTGCGATTTTGACAGCCAAGACCGCTGCGCACGATTCTAGTCTTGGAATAGTGAGCTCTGGCTGGGTTGCTAGCTTTGCTTTGCCAAAGATGAAGCCCACCTCCGTTATTCCGTCTTCGGTGATGACCCTCGGATACGCAACTGCGTATCTTGGCTTGCCTGATGCGTCCGAGAACAGATAGAGCTCCTGTTGTAGCATGCTCAACTTTGAGAATGTGGTGTAGGGCCGTGGAATCTGTCGCATCTGTAGACCCTGGAACACGTCCCTCCACTTGGGTAGGTCTATGTGCTCCACCAATACCTACATCGCCAACAACTACCCATCCCAGATCCAGCTTCTGGGCGTACGGGGCATTGTTGGGACCGTTAATTAGTTTCCTCACTTTATGCACCTGCAGAATATCTCTTCCCAATAGGAGCAGTATTTTGGCGTTTGGGTCCAGTGGAGGAATCGCGTTGGCAATGCATCTGAGATGGCTGTGGTGAAGCGCAACGTTGGGAGTGGGGATCTCGGCACGGTTGTTAGGCACTTGATTGCATTCTAggagtggaggaagagggagcaatgtcttctcatccacagactccaCCATGTAACCGCAGGCTGTTCTACCTGCAGTCTGCTTAAGCCCGGCACATGTCCGCAGTGAATATGGCTTAAGATTGCCTTTAACCCCAAAGATATTGAAAAACTCGGATGTTGCAAGAGAGCGGTTGCTCTGTTCATCTAAGATGGCGTACATCCTGCGTGCCTCTTGGCGACGTCCTTCTGGATAGACTGAGATGAGACATATCTTAGCGGATGCTCTCGCGCTGACCCCATCACCGCACACCTCTGTGCATGTGGAGGTGATCTCCTGGTTTACTGCTACCTCTTCCTCCCCGCCATGCTTGGATGCGGGGGGAGATGGCTCGGACTTTCAGGGGGCTGGGCCTGGATGTAGAGCGGAGAGGTGTCTGTCACTGTTGCACTCGGTACATTTCACTTCTGCTGTGCAGTTCTTGGCGAAATGACTTGTGGAGGAGCAGCAGCGGAAACAAATGGAATGTTCCTTAAGGAAGTGTTTGCGGTCTTCCAGGCTCTTTTCTCTGAAGGCTCTGCACTTCTTTAATGGATGGATCTTGGCATGAATGGGACACTGCTTTGATGGGTCACTGGATTTCTGTGTCTCAGGAATTGTTGGAGATGCTTGTGTCCTGTGGACGGAGACGAGAGTTTTACCATGTctctctatgttatccctctggaCGATTGCTGGACGAGAGAGGCAAAGATTGAAGCTGGGATCCGTTCTGGTTTTTGCCTCCGCACGGATAAAGTTGGCAAACACTTTAAATGGGGGGAAAGAGATGCGGTGGCGGCGTTTATAATTGGATCCAAATTCAGTCCACTTTTCCTGGATGTTATAAGGAAGCTTCTCAACAATCGGTGCAACTCCCCTGGAGGTATCAAGGTAAGACAACCCAGGTAGATACCCATCGGCCTTTGCCGCTTCGATTTCTGACATAAGGTCCCCGAGCTCGCGTAGCTTGTATGGCTCCTTGATGGTGATCCTGGGAAAGTTCTCGAGCTTGGTAAAGAGGGCATGCTCGATAGACTCGGGTGAACCATAAGTTTCTTCGAGCCTCTGCCAAGCCATCTTCAAACCTGCTTTAGGATTCCTCATGTTGACAGCCTTAATTCTTGTTGCCTGCTCCGAGGATTCTTTCCCAAGCCATTTTACCAAAAGATCGAGCTCCTCTCCGGGTGAAAGGCCCAGGCCTTCTATGGCGTTTTGGAAGGAGGATCTCCAAGCCCAGTAATTCTCAGGCTTGTCGTTAAAGGCCGTCAATCCTGTTGTAACAAGCTGGCTGCGAGCGAGGTATTTGGCGAGGTCCATGGTGGTGGGATTGATATCGTTGGTGGCTTGAGGAGAGTTGTTAGAGCCGCTGTGCAGAAAGGTTGCCGTTGGCTTTCTATCCTCCAATTTATGCTCCACGTTTCCTTGCACATTACTGGGATTGTGATGACTATGAAATGAACTGGCCAGATTAGATTTGGTCTGGTGAATGGGCGGCAATGGGCAAAATACTATGCTACCACTCTCGAAATCATAATCAGTGACATGTTGGCTTGACTTTATGCTGGCTTGCTCTATGACGTAGTCCAGAGTACGCTCGTGCTGGTTTTGAGGGCGAGCAGGGCTCGGTGATCTATCACGTGACCCTTGTTCTGCGATTAAACCTGCTTCTATGGTGTCGGCCTCTGCAATGGCTGCTGCCATCTCTTTTTCTTGCTGCAAGGCCTCTAAGGTCGCCTGCATCCGCACAGCCTCGACCTGAATACGTGCAGCCTCGACCTtgatatctatctctctctgagcGAATGCTGCTCTAGCTTCAGCTGCTTTTGCTTTAGCCCGTGCTTTAAGGGCGGCCATGCTGGCACTGGAACTGGCTGCAGAGCAGTACGAACGAACGCTGAGGGACTTGGCTTCATTCTGTGAAGCGTTGTCTTGGTTGCTTGTTGCCATGGCGTCGAGGTGTGGACGGGCAATGTGATGATGTGGGCCACCCTGTAGTACAGCTTGTTGTGGTGCTGTCTTTTTACTATACTGGACTCGCTggatgtccctatccagctatctagcaagttaaacaattaatccaataaagacccgtagacacgagatgtcgttgattctttactgtattcaactgtaaaactgtaacatacaagcagaaagagaaaccgcatatttagtaacgttatacacttggtatagaaacataaactatgatgccaccactaaatacaatgctgttatgtaagaaaccagccagggcacatgaaacattcttaactgttaATAATAGCAATGCTGCACAATAACATATAAAGCTGCTGTTACACAAACATGATTACTCACAGACAATGCGTCTAACAAACTGGTGCGGTGGAATGGCAGAAATTACACACTAGAATTACAGTGTACACCATGCGGTACTGTCCCTGAGCTGGGCTTCCTGGCTTATGACAACTTCCTGCCTAACAGGAAAGGTAACCCAAAGCTGTAGGAACCTGaacatccagcaggtggcattaatatttgcaaacagaaagtggtccagcacatacatgcttactaaattggaacaagctaaagctcacatagaatgacaaagattattcactaaaggggtaattgaacaaaccaaacatgaacaacaggaatttgtctcaaacatatttattagaaataagaaagatggggattgccgtattattattgatttatcaacgcttaacaatgttgtgcaatatggtcattttaaaatggatacttttagcactgctaaagagttagtttcagcgggctactttatggcaagtattgatcttaaagatgcttactatacaatacccatcagaggtaaaattcttaaaccagcttttgCATTGCTGCAACAACAACATaaacatagagtaatggcatatttggatgatatacttattgtgggaaaaacttatgaatcggcatgtcaggcagtggttgccacaaaacaattgtttgaagagctgggattcattatccatccaattaagtcaaaaatgacccattaacacatttaatatgtttatgactttaccaatagggaaagccacagagttacaa
It contains:
- the LOC129693911 gene encoding uncharacterized protein LOC129693911, whose protein sequence is MATSNQDNASQNEAKSLSVRSYCSAASSSASMAALKARAKAKAAEARAAFAQREIDIKVEAARIQVEAVRMQATLEALQQEKEMAAAIAEADTIEAGLIAEQGSRDRSPSPARPQNQHERTLDYVIEQASIKSSQHVTDYDFESGSIVFCPLPPIHQTKSNLASSFHSHHNPSNVQGNVEHKLEDRKPTATFLHSGSNNSPQATNDINPTTMDLAKYLARSQLVTTGLTAFNDKPENYWAWRSSFQNAIEGLGLSPGEELDLLVKWLGKESSEQATRIKAVNMRNPKAGLKMAWQRLEETYGSPESIEHALFTKLENFPRITIKEPYKLRELGDLMSEIEAAKADGYLPGLSYLDTSRGVAPIVEKLPYNIQEKWTEFGSNYKRRHRISFPPFKVFANFIRAEAKTRTDPSFNLCLSRPAIVQRDNIERHGKTLVSVHRTQASPTIPETQKSSDPSKQCPIHAKIHPLKKCRAFREKSLEDRKHFLKEHSICFRCCSSTSHFAKNCTAEVKCTECNSDRHLSALHPGPAP